A DNA window from Buttiauxella agrestis contains the following coding sequences:
- the clpA gene encoding ATP-dependent Clp protease ATP-binding subunit ClpA, translated as MLNQELELSLNMAFARAREHRHEFMTVEHLLLALLSNPSAREALEACSVDLVALRQELEAFIEQTTPVLPASEEERDTQPTLSFQRVLQRAVFHVQSSGRSEVTGANVLVAIFSEQESQAAYLLRKHEVSRLDVVNFISHGTRKDEPNQAPGAENPVNEEQAGGEERMENFTTNLNQLARVGGIDPLIGRDKELERAIQVLCRRRKNNPLLVGESGVGKTAIAEGLAWRIVQGDVPEVIADCTIYSLDIGSLLAGTKYRGDFEKRFKALLKQLEQDQNSILFIDEIHTIIGAGAASGGQVDAANLIKPLLSSGKIRVIGSTTYQEFSNIFEKDRALARRFQKIDITEPSVEETVQIINGLKPKYEAHHDVRYTAKAIRAAVELAVKYINDRHLPDKAIDVIDEAGARSRLMPVSKRKKTVNVSDIETVVARIARIPEKSVSASDRDTLRSLDDRLKMLVFGQDKAIEALTEAIKMSRAGLGHDHKPVGSFLFAGPTGVGKTEVTVQLAKSLGIELLRFDMSEYMERHTVSRLIGAPPGYVGFDQGGLLTDAVIKHPHSVLLLDEIEKAHPDVFNLLLQVMDNGTLTDNNGRKADFRNVILVMTTNAGVRETERKSIGLIRQDNSTDAMEEIKKIFTPEFRNRLDNIIWFNHLSTDVIHQVVDKFIVELQVQLDQKGVSLEVSQEARDWLAEKGYDRAMGARPMTRVIQDSLKKPLANELLFGSLVDGGQVTVALDKENQKLTYDFHSAQKHKPEAAH; from the coding sequence ATGCTCAATCAAGAACTGGAACTCAGTTTAAACATGGCTTTCGCCAGAGCGCGCGAGCACCGACATGAGTTTATGACTGTCGAGCATCTGTTGCTGGCTTTACTCAGCAACCCATCAGCTCGTGAAGCGCTGGAAGCGTGTAGCGTAGATCTGGTGGCGCTGCGACAGGAACTCGAGGCCTTCATCGAACAAACCACACCGGTTCTGCCAGCCAGTGAAGAAGAGCGCGATACTCAACCGACGCTCAGCTTCCAGCGTGTGCTGCAACGTGCGGTGTTCCACGTCCAGTCTTCTGGTCGCAGTGAAGTGACTGGCGCAAACGTGCTGGTGGCTATTTTCAGCGAACAGGAATCCCAGGCAGCGTACTTGCTGCGCAAACATGAAGTCAGCCGCCTTGATGTGGTGAACTTCATCTCTCACGGCACACGTAAAGACGAACCAAATCAGGCTCCGGGGGCAGAAAATCCGGTCAATGAAGAGCAAGCAGGCGGGGAGGAACGTATGGAAAACTTCACCACCAATCTCAACCAGCTTGCACGCGTGGGAGGGATAGACCCCTTAATTGGCCGCGATAAAGAGCTTGAGCGCGCCATTCAGGTTCTGTGTCGTCGCCGTAAAAACAACCCGCTGCTAGTGGGTGAATCCGGGGTGGGTAAAACCGCCATTGCCGAAGGACTTGCCTGGCGTATTGTGCAGGGCGACGTTCCGGAAGTGATTGCCGATTGCACGATTTACTCGCTGGATATTGGTTCGCTGCTGGCGGGCACTAAATACCGTGGTGACTTTGAGAAACGTTTCAAAGCGCTGCTTAAACAGCTCGAGCAGGATCAGAACAGCATCCTGTTTATCGATGAAATTCATACCATTATTGGTGCGGGTGCCGCATCCGGTGGGCAAGTTGATGCTGCAAACCTGATTAAGCCGCTGCTGTCGAGCGGCAAGATTCGGGTTATCGGTTCAACTACGTACCAGGAATTCAGCAATATCTTCGAAAAAGACCGTGCTCTGGCGCGTCGCTTCCAGAAGATTGATATTACTGAGCCAAGCGTTGAAGAAACCGTTCAGATTATTAACGGCCTGAAACCGAAGTACGAAGCGCACCACGACGTGCGTTACACCGCGAAAGCGATTCGTGCCGCGGTGGAGTTGGCGGTGAAATACATCAACGATCGTCATTTGCCAGATAAAGCGATTGACGTTATCGACGAAGCGGGCGCTCGTAGCCGCCTGATGCCGGTGAGCAAGCGTAAGAAAACGGTCAATGTCTCTGACATCGAAACCGTGGTTGCGCGTATTGCGCGTATCCCGGAGAAAAGTGTTTCAGCAAGCGACCGCGATACGCTGCGCAGCCTGGACGATCGCCTGAAAATGCTGGTGTTTGGCCAGGATAAAGCCATCGAGGCGTTAACTGAAGCCATTAAAATGAGCCGCGCCGGGTTAGGGCACGATCATAAACCTGTGGGTTCCTTCTTGTTTGCCGGGCCAACCGGTGTGGGTAAAACAGAAGTCACCGTGCAATTGGCGAAATCGCTGGGCATTGAGCTGCTGCGGTTTGATATGTCCGAATACATGGAACGCCACACCGTGAGCCGTTTGATCGGCGCACCTCCAGGCTACGTTGGTTTCGACCAGGGCGGGCTGTTGACGGATGCAGTGATTAAACATCCTCACTCAGTGTTGCTGCTTGATGAAATCGAAAAGGCGCACCCGGATGTCTTCAACCTGTTATTGCAGGTTATGGATAACGGTACGCTGACCGATAACAACGGGCGCAAAGCCGATTTCCGTAATGTGATTCTGGTGATGACCACTAACGCCGGCGTGCGTGAAACCGAGCGTAAGTCTATTGGCCTGATTCGTCAGGACAACAGCACCGATGCGATGGAAGAGATCAAAAAGATCTTTACTCCAGAGTTCCGTAACCGTCTGGACAACATCATTTGGTTCAACCATCTGTCTACGGATGTGATTCACCAGGTTGTCGACAAATTTATCGTCGAGCTTCAGGTGCAATTGGATCAGAAAGGTGTGTCTCTGGAAGTGAGCCAGGAAGCCCGTGACTGGCTTGCGGAAAAAGGCTATGACCGTGCAATGGGTGCTCGCCCAATGACGCGTGTCATTCAGGACAGCCTGAAAAAACCGCTCGCTAACGAACTGCTGTTTGGTTCACTGGTGGATGGTGGTCAAGTGACTGTGGCTCTGGATAAAGAGAACCAGAAACTGACTTATGACTTCCATAGCGCTCAGAAGCATAAACCAGAAGCAGCACACTAA
- the cspD gene encoding cold shock-like protein CspD: protein METGTVKWFNNAKGFGFICPEGGGEDIFAHYSTIQMDGYRTLKAGQTVRFDVHQGPKGNHASLIVPLELEAAVA from the coding sequence ATGGAGACGGGTACAGTTAAATGGTTCAATAACGCCAAAGGGTTCGGTTTTATCTGCCCTGAGGGCGGCGGCGAAGATATCTTCGCTCACTACTCCACCATTCAGATGGATGGTTACAGAACGCTTAAAGCCGGACAAACTGTCAGGTTTGATGTGCATCAGGGGCCAAAAGGCAATCACGCTAGTTTGATTGTGCCTCTTGAACTCGAAGCAGCGGTCGCCTGA
- the clpS gene encoding ATP-dependent Clp protease adapter ClpS produces MGKTNDWLDFDQLVGDKLREALKPPSMYKVMLMNDDYTPMEFVIDVLQKFFSYDVERATQLMLTVHYQGKAICGIFTAEVAETKVALVNQYAREHEHPLLCTLEKA; encoded by the coding sequence ATGGGTAAGACGAACGATTGGTTGGATTTCGACCAGCTGGTGGGCGACAAACTGCGCGAAGCGCTCAAACCACCGTCGATGTATAAAGTGATGTTAATGAACGATGACTACACGCCGATGGAATTTGTTATTGACGTGCTGCAAAAGTTCTTTTCTTATGATGTAGAACGTGCAACGCAATTGATGCTCACTGTGCACTATCAGGGTAAAGCTATCTGTGGCATTTTTACTGCAGAAGTAGCGGAAACCAAAGTCGCGTTAGTGAACCAGTATGCAAGGGAGCATGAGCATCCGCTGCTGTGTACGCTAGAAAAAGCCTGA
- the cydC gene encoding heme ABC transporter ATP-binding protein/permease CydC gives MRALLPYLALYCRHKWLLTLGVVLAIITLLASIGLLTLSGWFLSAASVVGVAGIYSFNYMLPAAGVRGGAITRTAGRYFERLVSHDATFRVLQHLRVSTFSKLLPLSPAGLARFRQGELLNRLVADVDTLDHLYLRVISPLVGAFVVIVVVTFGLSWLDVHLALTLGGILLATLVLLPPVFYFAGRKTGEAITVQRGQYRQQLTAWLQGHAELTIFGATQRYRQQLEASEDNWQEAQRRQAELTALSQAVMLLVSGIAVILMLWMAAAGVGGNTTPGALIALFVFCALASFEALAPVTGSFQHLGQVIASALRVTEITSQKPEVIFTEKTHAVPERVALEIHNLSFAYPEQSQMALRDISLQVEAGQHVAILGRTGCGKSTLLQLLTRAWEPQQGEIRLNGEALSQFDETALRTSTSVVSQRVHLFSATLRDNLLLAAPDAGNDELKQVLTRVGLEKLLDDSGLNSWLGEGGRQLSGGELRRLAIARALLHDAPLFLLDEPTEGLDAETERQILDLLAEVTKEKTVLMVTHRLRGLANFDSIIVMDNGQIIEQGNHADLMASAGRYYHFHQRL, from the coding sequence ATGCGCGCGCTACTCCCCTATCTTGCGCTTTATTGCCGCCACAAATGGTTACTGACGCTGGGCGTTGTGCTGGCGATTATTACTCTCTTAGCCAGTATCGGGCTGCTGACACTATCAGGCTGGTTCCTCTCCGCCGCATCGGTAGTCGGCGTGGCAGGCATTTATAGCTTCAACTACATGTTGCCTGCCGCAGGCGTTCGTGGCGGTGCGATTACCCGTACCGCGGGCCGTTATTTTGAGCGACTGGTGAGCCACGATGCGACTTTCCGCGTCCTCCAGCACTTACGTGTTTCTACCTTTAGCAAATTGCTGCCGCTCTCCCCTGCCGGGTTGGCTCGTTTCCGCCAGGGTGAGTTGCTTAACCGTCTGGTCGCCGATGTTGATACCTTAGACCACCTCTATCTGCGCGTAATTTCACCTCTGGTCGGTGCGTTTGTCGTGATTGTGGTCGTCACGTTCGGATTAAGCTGGCTGGATGTGCACCTGGCGCTCACGCTCGGCGGCATTTTATTGGCTACATTAGTTCTGCTGCCACCCGTGTTCTATTTTGCGGGCAGAAAAACCGGTGAAGCGATTACCGTTCAACGGGGGCAATATCGCCAGCAGCTTACAGCCTGGCTACAGGGCCACGCGGAACTGACCATTTTCGGTGCGACACAACGTTATCGCCAGCAGCTTGAAGCGAGCGAAGACAACTGGCAAGAAGCGCAACGCCGCCAGGCTGAACTTACGGCATTGTCGCAGGCCGTTATGCTGCTGGTTAGCGGAATCGCCGTCATTCTGATGCTGTGGATGGCCGCCGCAGGTGTGGGTGGAAATACCACGCCGGGTGCGCTGATAGCATTGTTTGTGTTCTGTGCACTCGCCTCGTTTGAAGCGCTGGCTCCCGTCACCGGGTCATTTCAGCATTTGGGGCAAGTGATTGCTTCGGCCTTGCGCGTGACTGAAATTACCAGCCAGAAACCTGAGGTTATTTTCACCGAGAAAACTCATGCGGTACCTGAGCGTGTAGCACTGGAGATTCACAACCTCAGCTTCGCTTATCCCGAACAGTCACAAATGGCGCTGCGTGATATTTCGTTGCAGGTTGAAGCCGGTCAACACGTCGCTATTTTGGGTCGAACCGGGTGCGGAAAATCGACACTGCTTCAGTTGCTAACCCGCGCCTGGGAACCCCAGCAGGGCGAAATTCGGCTTAATGGTGAGGCGCTCAGCCAATTCGATGAAACGGCTTTACGGACTTCAACCAGCGTCGTGTCGCAGCGTGTGCATTTGTTTAGCGCCACACTGCGCGACAATCTTCTACTCGCCGCACCTGACGCCGGCAATGATGAGCTGAAGCAGGTTCTTACCCGCGTGGGTCTTGAGAAGTTGTTAGACGATTCAGGTCTTAATAGTTGGTTGGGTGAAGGTGGCCGCCAGCTTTCTGGTGGCGAACTGCGCCGCCTGGCCATTGCGCGTGCATTGCTGCACGATGCGCCACTGTTTTTGCTCGACGAACCGACCGAAGGTCTGGATGCAGAAACTGAGCGTCAAATACTTGATTTACTGGCAGAAGTGACCAAAGAGAAAACCGTCTTAATGGTCACTCATCGCCTACGCGGACTGGCTAATTTCGACAGCATAATTGTGATGGACAACGGGCAAATTATTGAGCAAGGTAATCACGCAGATTTGATGGCTAGCGCAGGTCGTTATTATCATTTTCATCAGCGTTTGTAG
- the aat gene encoding leucyl/phenylalanyl-tRNA--protein transferase, with translation MRLIQLSRDSIAFPSPEGALREPNGLLALGGDLSPARLLMAYQRGIFPWFSPGDPILWWSPDPRAVLFPEQFHLSRSMKRFHRDSPYRVTLNHAFERVISDCADDREEGTWITPEIIDAYTRLHELGHAHSIEVWEGDELVGGMYGVAQGALFCGESMFSRRENASKTALLVFCQHFLSYGGKLIDCQVLNAHTASLGAIEIPRREYLEHLSIFRPQHLASYCWVPQILS, from the coding sequence ATGCGCCTTATTCAGCTTTCTCGTGACTCAATCGCCTTCCCTTCCCCGGAAGGCGCGTTGCGTGAACCTAATGGGTTATTGGCACTTGGCGGCGATTTAAGTCCGGCTCGTTTGTTAATGGCTTATCAGCGCGGCATCTTTCCGTGGTTCTCGCCTGGCGACCCGATTTTATGGTGGTCGCCCGATCCGCGTGCGGTGCTTTTCCCGGAACAGTTTCACCTGAGTCGCAGTATGAAGCGCTTCCATCGCGACTCGCCCTATCGTGTCACGCTAAACCATGCTTTTGAGCGTGTTATCAGCGACTGCGCAGATGACCGTGAAGAAGGTACATGGATTACGCCCGAGATTATCGACGCCTATACGCGACTGCACGAATTAGGTCACGCTCATTCTATTGAAGTCTGGGAAGGAGATGAACTGGTTGGTGGAATGTACGGTGTGGCGCAAGGTGCATTGTTTTGCGGTGAGTCGATGTTCAGCCGCCGGGAAAATGCATCCAAAACTGCGTTACTGGTATTCTGCCAACACTTTCTAAGCTACGGCGGGAAATTGATTGATTGCCAGGTTCTTAACGCGCATACCGCATCTTTAGGTGCAATTGAAATTCCGCGTCGGGAATATCTGGAACATCTGTCGATATTTCGTCCACAACATCTGGCATCGTATTGTTGGGTGCCACAAATCCTGTCGTAA
- the infA gene encoding translation initiation factor IF-1, with protein MAKEDNIEMQGTVLDTLPNTMFRVELENGHVVTAHISGKMRKNYIRILTGDKVTVELTPYDLSKGRIVFRSR; from the coding sequence ATGGCCAAAGAAGACAATATTGAAATGCAGGGTACCGTTCTTGATACGTTACCTAACACCATGTTCCGCGTTGAGCTGGAAAACGGGCACGTGGTAACCGCTCATATCTCCGGTAAAATGCGTAAAAACTATATCCGCATCCTGACGGGTGACAAAGTCACTGTAGAGCTGACCCCGTACGACCTGAGCAAAGGCCGCATTGTCTTCCGTAGTCGCTGA